A single Sander lucioperca isolate FBNREF2018 chromosome 24, SLUC_FBN_1.2, whole genome shotgun sequence DNA region contains:
- the mlpha gene encoding melanophilin a isoform X3 — MERKLDLSRLTDEEAKHIWEVIQRDFNLRKKEEERLGDLKTKIEKEDTKRELLGTDSHLSDSHCIRCLQPFKFLVNSKRRCLDCQMFTCKDCSRYNKKEHGWVCDNCRMTRVLKIGTVGWYHDNVRNRFKRFGSAKVMRSLYKRLNGDGSRDDDTQSMPDVRSHGCNGTEDDHGETEVQRYKVMRKNKRLLSVHPLDFDPEDYYPYSRRPSVQQLQEERGYRNDVDYDVNNHRGNRRKSLDRYAMRQEDADSRMVRTRSLSKISSSVARQQYVDTSDEDDYPRFAPVYQQPPHRRKNSRAASQENLIQAPPMNELNKRMSAIESLLNRLEEKMTPADQTAALPALNEEEKLRRKLSELAGNLSDKGLSSDDEAEKKSLSVGKSAAGVRGGGPAVPLKEKELSSSSDEMPTEAQKRSTAAALCDLTTEVLRTINATENAMLEYGLAAPLDRAHVVGTDVKQADDAFRELEENVYLAAGQSYELETKLRRLEQSAKTRFGGTTDSELSELEDVVALTAARVQSAESEVSDIESKIAALNAAGSKKKVSGSQRKKAPQDFSRSSNGAQWKTNSLF, encoded by the exons CGATTTGAAGACTAAGATCGAGAAGGAGGACACGAAGCGAGAGCTGCTGGGCACTGACAGCCATCTGTCGGACTCCCACTGCATCCGCTGCCTGCAGCCCTTTAAGTTCCTGGTCAACAGCAAGCGCCGCTGCCTGGACTGCCAGATGTTCACCTGCAAGGACTGCAGCCGCTACAACAAGAAGGAGCACGGCTGGGTGTGTGACAACTGCCGCATGACCAG GGTGCTGAAGATCGGTACCGTGGGTTGGTACCATGACAACGTGAGAAACCGCTTCAAGCGCTTCGGCAGCGCCAAGGTGATGAGGTCACTGTACAAGAGGCTGAACGGAGACG GTAGCCGTGACGACGACACTCAGAGTATGCCGGACGTCCGCAGCC ACGGGTGTAACGGTACGGAGGATGACCACGGAGAGACCGAGGTTCAGCGCTACAAAGTG ATGAGGAAGAACAAACGCCTGCTGTCTGTTCATCCCCTGGACTTTGACCCTGAGGATTATTACCCTTACTCCCGACGGCCGTCCGTACAG cagctgcaggaggAGCGCGGCTACAGGAACGATGTGGACTACGACGTGAACAACCACCGAGGGAACCGCAGGAAGAGTCTGGACCGATACGCCATGAGGCAAG aggaTGCAGACAGCAGGATGGTGAGGACCCGCTCTCTGTCTAAGATCAGCTCCTCGGTTGCTCGGCAGCAGTACGTCGACACCTCCGACGAGGACGACTACCCGAGGTTCGCCCCCGTGTACCAACAGCCGCCGCACCGCCGCAAGAACAGCCGTGCCGCGTCCCAGGAGAACCTGATCCAAGCCCCGCCC ATGAACGAGCTGAACAAACGCATGTCGGCCATAGAGAGTCTGCTCAACCGCCTGGAGGAGAAGATGACCCCTGCTGACCAG ACGGCGGCTCTTCCGGCGCTGAACGAGGAGGAGAAGCTGCGGAGGAAGCTGAGCGAACTGGCCGGGAACCTGAGCGATAAGGGCCTGTCGTCGGATGACGAGGCCGAGAAGAAGTCTCTCTCTGTGGGGAAGAGTGCAGCGGGCGTCCGCGGCGGCGGCCCGGCGGTCCCTCTGAAGGAGAAAGAACTGAGTTCATCCAGCGACGAGATGCCCACTGAGGCTCAGAAG AGATCCACGGCTGCCGCCCTCTGTGACCTCACCACTGAGGTCCTGAGAACCATTAACGCCACAGAAAACGCTATGCTCGAGTACGGCCTCGCAGCGCCGCTCGACAGAGCCCACGTAGTAGGGACTGACGTTAAGCAAGCAGACGATGCTTTCAGGGAACTTGAGGAAAAT GTGTACTTGGCGGCCGGCCAGTCGTACGAGCTGGAGACAAAGCTACGGCGCCTCGAGCAGAGCGCCAAGACTCGCTTCGGCGGGACGACGGACTCGGAGCTGTCGGAGCTGGAGGATGTGGTGGCGCTGACCGCCGCACGCGTGCAGAGCGCCGAGAGCGAA GTGTCGGACATCGAGAGTAAGATCGCCGCTCTGAACGCTGCCGGATCAAAGAAGAAG GTTTCTGGATCTCAGAGGAAGAAGGCGCCGCAGGACTTCTCCA GAAGCAGTAACGGCGCTCAGTGGAAAACAAACAGCCTGTTCTGA
- the mlpha gene encoding melanophilin a isoform X1, producing MSSVMERKLDLSRLTDEEAKHIWEVIQRDFNLRKKEEERLGDLKTKIEKEDTKRELLGTDSHLSDSHCIRCLQPFKFLVNSKRRCLDCQMFTCKDCSRYNKKEHGWVCDNCRMTRVLKIGTVGWYHDNVRNRFKRFGSAKVMRSLYKRLNGDGSRDDDTQSMPDVRSHGCNGTEDDHGETEVQRYKVMRKNKRLLSVHPLDFDPEDYYPYSRRPSVQQLQEERGYRNDVDYDVNNHRGNRRKSLDRYAMRQEDADSRMVRTRSLSKISSSVARQQYVDTSDEDDYPRFAPVYQQPPHRRKNSRAASQENLIQAPPMNELNKRMSAIESLLNRLEEKMTPADQTAALPALNEEEKLRRKLSELAGNLSDKGLSSDDEAEKKSLSVGKSAAGVRGGGPAVPLKEKELSSSSDEMPTEAQKRSTAAALCDLTTEVLRTINATENAMLEYGLAAPLDRAHVVGTDVKQADDAFRELEENVYLAAGQSYELETKLRRLEQSAKTRFGGTTDSELSELEDVVALTAARVQSAESEVSDIESKIAALNAAGSKKKVSGSQRKKAPQDFSRSSNGAQWKTNSLF from the exons CGATTTGAAGACTAAGATCGAGAAGGAGGACACGAAGCGAGAGCTGCTGGGCACTGACAGCCATCTGTCGGACTCCCACTGCATCCGCTGCCTGCAGCCCTTTAAGTTCCTGGTCAACAGCAAGCGCCGCTGCCTGGACTGCCAGATGTTCACCTGCAAGGACTGCAGCCGCTACAACAAGAAGGAGCACGGCTGGGTGTGTGACAACTGCCGCATGACCAG GGTGCTGAAGATCGGTACCGTGGGTTGGTACCATGACAACGTGAGAAACCGCTTCAAGCGCTTCGGCAGCGCCAAGGTGATGAGGTCACTGTACAAGAGGCTGAACGGAGACG GTAGCCGTGACGACGACACTCAGAGTATGCCGGACGTCCGCAGCC ACGGGTGTAACGGTACGGAGGATGACCACGGAGAGACCGAGGTTCAGCGCTACAAAGTG ATGAGGAAGAACAAACGCCTGCTGTCTGTTCATCCCCTGGACTTTGACCCTGAGGATTATTACCCTTACTCCCGACGGCCGTCCGTACAG cagctgcaggaggAGCGCGGCTACAGGAACGATGTGGACTACGACGTGAACAACCACCGAGGGAACCGCAGGAAGAGTCTGGACCGATACGCCATGAGGCAAG aggaTGCAGACAGCAGGATGGTGAGGACCCGCTCTCTGTCTAAGATCAGCTCCTCGGTTGCTCGGCAGCAGTACGTCGACACCTCCGACGAGGACGACTACCCGAGGTTCGCCCCCGTGTACCAACAGCCGCCGCACCGCCGCAAGAACAGCCGTGCCGCGTCCCAGGAGAACCTGATCCAAGCCCCGCCC ATGAACGAGCTGAACAAACGCATGTCGGCCATAGAGAGTCTGCTCAACCGCCTGGAGGAGAAGATGACCCCTGCTGACCAG ACGGCGGCTCTTCCGGCGCTGAACGAGGAGGAGAAGCTGCGGAGGAAGCTGAGCGAACTGGCCGGGAACCTGAGCGATAAGGGCCTGTCGTCGGATGACGAGGCCGAGAAGAAGTCTCTCTCTGTGGGGAAGAGTGCAGCGGGCGTCCGCGGCGGCGGCCCGGCGGTCCCTCTGAAGGAGAAAGAACTGAGTTCATCCAGCGACGAGATGCCCACTGAGGCTCAGAAG AGATCCACGGCTGCCGCCCTCTGTGACCTCACCACTGAGGTCCTGAGAACCATTAACGCCACAGAAAACGCTATGCTCGAGTACGGCCTCGCAGCGCCGCTCGACAGAGCCCACGTAGTAGGGACTGACGTTAAGCAAGCAGACGATGCTTTCAGGGAACTTGAGGAAAAT GTGTACTTGGCGGCCGGCCAGTCGTACGAGCTGGAGACAAAGCTACGGCGCCTCGAGCAGAGCGCCAAGACTCGCTTCGGCGGGACGACGGACTCGGAGCTGTCGGAGCTGGAGGATGTGGTGGCGCTGACCGCCGCACGCGTGCAGAGCGCCGAGAGCGAA GTGTCGGACATCGAGAGTAAGATCGCCGCTCTGAACGCTGCCGGATCAAAGAAGAAG GTTTCTGGATCTCAGAGGAAGAAGGCGCCGCAGGACTTCTCCA GAAGCAGTAACGGCGCTCAGTGGAAAACAAACAGCCTGTTCTGA
- the mlpha gene encoding melanophilin a isoform X2: MSSVMERKLDLSRLTDEEAKHIWEVIQRDFNLRKKEEERLGDLKTKIEKEDTKRELLGTDSHLSDSHCIRCLQPFKFLVNSKRRCLDCQMFTCKDCSRYNKKEHGWVCDNCRMTRVLKIGTVGWYHDNVRNRFKRFGSAKVMRSLYKRLNGDGSRDDDTQSMPDVRSHGCNGTEDDHGETEVQRYKVMRKNKRLLSVHPLDFDPEDYYPYSRRPSVQLQEERGYRNDVDYDVNNHRGNRRKSLDRYAMRQEDADSRMVRTRSLSKISSSVARQQYVDTSDEDDYPRFAPVYQQPPHRRKNSRAASQENLIQAPPMNELNKRMSAIESLLNRLEEKMTPADQTAALPALNEEEKLRRKLSELAGNLSDKGLSSDDEAEKKSLSVGKSAAGVRGGGPAVPLKEKELSSSSDEMPTEAQKRSTAAALCDLTTEVLRTINATENAMLEYGLAAPLDRAHVVGTDVKQADDAFRELEENVYLAAGQSYELETKLRRLEQSAKTRFGGTTDSELSELEDVVALTAARVQSAESEVSDIESKIAALNAAGSKKKVSGSQRKKAPQDFSRSSNGAQWKTNSLF; the protein is encoded by the exons CGATTTGAAGACTAAGATCGAGAAGGAGGACACGAAGCGAGAGCTGCTGGGCACTGACAGCCATCTGTCGGACTCCCACTGCATCCGCTGCCTGCAGCCCTTTAAGTTCCTGGTCAACAGCAAGCGCCGCTGCCTGGACTGCCAGATGTTCACCTGCAAGGACTGCAGCCGCTACAACAAGAAGGAGCACGGCTGGGTGTGTGACAACTGCCGCATGACCAG GGTGCTGAAGATCGGTACCGTGGGTTGGTACCATGACAACGTGAGAAACCGCTTCAAGCGCTTCGGCAGCGCCAAGGTGATGAGGTCACTGTACAAGAGGCTGAACGGAGACG GTAGCCGTGACGACGACACTCAGAGTATGCCGGACGTCCGCAGCC ACGGGTGTAACGGTACGGAGGATGACCACGGAGAGACCGAGGTTCAGCGCTACAAAGTG ATGAGGAAGAACAAACGCCTGCTGTCTGTTCATCCCCTGGACTTTGACCCTGAGGATTATTACCCTTACTCCCGACGGCCGTCCGTACAG ctgcaggaggAGCGCGGCTACAGGAACGATGTGGACTACGACGTGAACAACCACCGAGGGAACCGCAGGAAGAGTCTGGACCGATACGCCATGAGGCAAG aggaTGCAGACAGCAGGATGGTGAGGACCCGCTCTCTGTCTAAGATCAGCTCCTCGGTTGCTCGGCAGCAGTACGTCGACACCTCCGACGAGGACGACTACCCGAGGTTCGCCCCCGTGTACCAACAGCCGCCGCACCGCCGCAAGAACAGCCGTGCCGCGTCCCAGGAGAACCTGATCCAAGCCCCGCCC ATGAACGAGCTGAACAAACGCATGTCGGCCATAGAGAGTCTGCTCAACCGCCTGGAGGAGAAGATGACCCCTGCTGACCAG ACGGCGGCTCTTCCGGCGCTGAACGAGGAGGAGAAGCTGCGGAGGAAGCTGAGCGAACTGGCCGGGAACCTGAGCGATAAGGGCCTGTCGTCGGATGACGAGGCCGAGAAGAAGTCTCTCTCTGTGGGGAAGAGTGCAGCGGGCGTCCGCGGCGGCGGCCCGGCGGTCCCTCTGAAGGAGAAAGAACTGAGTTCATCCAGCGACGAGATGCCCACTGAGGCTCAGAAG AGATCCACGGCTGCCGCCCTCTGTGACCTCACCACTGAGGTCCTGAGAACCATTAACGCCACAGAAAACGCTATGCTCGAGTACGGCCTCGCAGCGCCGCTCGACAGAGCCCACGTAGTAGGGACTGACGTTAAGCAAGCAGACGATGCTTTCAGGGAACTTGAGGAAAAT GTGTACTTGGCGGCCGGCCAGTCGTACGAGCTGGAGACAAAGCTACGGCGCCTCGAGCAGAGCGCCAAGACTCGCTTCGGCGGGACGACGGACTCGGAGCTGTCGGAGCTGGAGGATGTGGTGGCGCTGACCGCCGCACGCGTGCAGAGCGCCGAGAGCGAA GTGTCGGACATCGAGAGTAAGATCGCCGCTCTGAACGCTGCCGGATCAAAGAAGAAG GTTTCTGGATCTCAGAGGAAGAAGGCGCCGCAGGACTTCTCCA GAAGCAGTAACGGCGCTCAGTGGAAAACAAACAGCCTGTTCTGA
- the mlpha gene encoding melanophilin a isoform X4 — MSSVMERKLDLSRLTDEEAKHIWEVIQRDFNLRKKEEERLGDLKTKIEKEDTKRELLGTDSHLSDSHCIRCLQPFKFLVNSKRRCLDCQMFTCKDCSRYNKKEHGWVCDNCRMTRVLKIGTVGWYHDNVRNRFKRFGSAKVMRSLYKRLNGDGSRDDDTQSMPDVRSHGCNGTEDDHGETEVQRYKVMRKNKRLLSVHPLDFDPEDYYPYSRRPSVQQLQEERGYRNDVDYDVNNHRGNRRKSLDRYAMRQEDADSRMVRTRSLSKISSSVARQQYVDTSDEDDYPRFAPVYQQPPHRRKNSRAASQENLIQAPPMNELNKRMSAIESLLNRLEEKMTPADQTAALPALNEEEKLRRKLSELAGNLSDKGLSSDDEAEKKSLSVGKSAAGVRGGGPAVPLKEKELSSSSDEMPTEAQKVYLAAGQSYELETKLRRLEQSAKTRFGGTTDSELSELEDVVALTAARVQSAESEVSDIESKIAALNAAGSKKKVSGSQRKKAPQDFSRSSNGAQWKTNSLF; from the exons CGATTTGAAGACTAAGATCGAGAAGGAGGACACGAAGCGAGAGCTGCTGGGCACTGACAGCCATCTGTCGGACTCCCACTGCATCCGCTGCCTGCAGCCCTTTAAGTTCCTGGTCAACAGCAAGCGCCGCTGCCTGGACTGCCAGATGTTCACCTGCAAGGACTGCAGCCGCTACAACAAGAAGGAGCACGGCTGGGTGTGTGACAACTGCCGCATGACCAG GGTGCTGAAGATCGGTACCGTGGGTTGGTACCATGACAACGTGAGAAACCGCTTCAAGCGCTTCGGCAGCGCCAAGGTGATGAGGTCACTGTACAAGAGGCTGAACGGAGACG GTAGCCGTGACGACGACACTCAGAGTATGCCGGACGTCCGCAGCC ACGGGTGTAACGGTACGGAGGATGACCACGGAGAGACCGAGGTTCAGCGCTACAAAGTG ATGAGGAAGAACAAACGCCTGCTGTCTGTTCATCCCCTGGACTTTGACCCTGAGGATTATTACCCTTACTCCCGACGGCCGTCCGTACAG cagctgcaggaggAGCGCGGCTACAGGAACGATGTGGACTACGACGTGAACAACCACCGAGGGAACCGCAGGAAGAGTCTGGACCGATACGCCATGAGGCAAG aggaTGCAGACAGCAGGATGGTGAGGACCCGCTCTCTGTCTAAGATCAGCTCCTCGGTTGCTCGGCAGCAGTACGTCGACACCTCCGACGAGGACGACTACCCGAGGTTCGCCCCCGTGTACCAACAGCCGCCGCACCGCCGCAAGAACAGCCGTGCCGCGTCCCAGGAGAACCTGATCCAAGCCCCGCCC ATGAACGAGCTGAACAAACGCATGTCGGCCATAGAGAGTCTGCTCAACCGCCTGGAGGAGAAGATGACCCCTGCTGACCAG ACGGCGGCTCTTCCGGCGCTGAACGAGGAGGAGAAGCTGCGGAGGAAGCTGAGCGAACTGGCCGGGAACCTGAGCGATAAGGGCCTGTCGTCGGATGACGAGGCCGAGAAGAAGTCTCTCTCTGTGGGGAAGAGTGCAGCGGGCGTCCGCGGCGGCGGCCCGGCGGTCCCTCTGAAGGAGAAAGAACTGAGTTCATCCAGCGACGAGATGCCCACTGAGGCTCAGAAG GTGTACTTGGCGGCCGGCCAGTCGTACGAGCTGGAGACAAAGCTACGGCGCCTCGAGCAGAGCGCCAAGACTCGCTTCGGCGGGACGACGGACTCGGAGCTGTCGGAGCTGGAGGATGTGGTGGCGCTGACCGCCGCACGCGTGCAGAGCGCCGAGAGCGAA GTGTCGGACATCGAGAGTAAGATCGCCGCTCTGAACGCTGCCGGATCAAAGAAGAAG GTTTCTGGATCTCAGAGGAAGAAGGCGCCGCAGGACTTCTCCA GAAGCAGTAACGGCGCTCAGTGGAAAACAAACAGCCTGTTCTGA